A genomic region of Homalodisca vitripennis isolate AUS2020 chromosome 5, UT_GWSS_2.1, whole genome shotgun sequence contains the following coding sequences:
- the LOC124363522 gene encoding sphingomyelin phosphodiesterase-like, which yields MNIVVDDEVRWSIDFLYMTGDLIAHNIWETTREENIKQIRDQAALFYEVLGKNIKIFPVLGNHEPHPANILAPPKIENYSGEWLYEAFFDSWCKHFPSEAKSTFMKGGYYTVTPTPGFRIIGLNSLFGYVFNWWMILDPKDPADQLQWLRDTLLLAETRREKVHILMHGPSVETDTLQVWNREYNRIIERFQSTIVGQFLGHTHRDQFYVYYSPRTNKPVSVAWNGGSVTPFTNVNPNYRIYTIHKQTLVNQRFIFNAVIETF from the exons ATGAATATTGTGGTTGATGATGAAGTAAGATGG agCATAGACTTCCTCTATATGACTGGAGACTTAATAGCGCACAACATTTGGGAAACAACTAGGGAAGAAAATATCAAACAGATACGAGACCAAGCTGCTTTATTTTATGAGGTTTTAGGAAAAAACATAAAGATATTTCCAGTGCTGGGAAACCATGAACCACATCCAGCCAATAT TTTAGCACCCCCAAAAATAGAGAATTACTCAGGAGAGTGGTTGTATGAAGCATTTTTTGACTCCTGGTGTAAACATTTTCCATCTGAGGCAAAGTCAACTTTTATGAAAGGAGGGTACTATACAGTAACGCCAACTCCTGGATTTAGAATTATTGGACTCAATTCTTTATTTGGATATGTTTTTAACTG GTGGATGATCCTGGACCCAAAAGATCCAGCTGATCAGCTTCAGTGGCTCAGAGATACACTATTATTGGCAGAAACCAGGAGAGAGAAGGTCCACATATTGATGCACGGCCCTTCCGTGGAAACTGACACCCTCCAAGTTTGGAATCGTGAATACAACAGAATTATTGAGAG GTTCCAGTCAACAATAGTAGGACAGTTTCTTGGCCACACCCACAGGGACCAGTTCTACGTGTACTATTCCCCCAGGACCAACAAACCTGTGTCGGTAGCATGGAATGGAGGAAGTGTCACTCCATTCACAAACGTCAATCCTAACTATCGAATCTACACTATCCACAAGCAAACATTGGTAAATCAACGCTTTATTTTCAATGCtgttattgaaacattttga